The sequence GGATGCAAATATATATGGAAAACAACGGGTTGATATATCCTTTTTCTGCTATAGTGGGACAAGAAGATATGAAGAAGGCTTTGATATTAAATATTATAAATCCTCGTTTAAATGGGGTTCTGATAAGAGGGGAGAAAGGAACAGCAAAATCTACGGCAGTAAGAGCACTGGCGGATATTCTTCCTGAGAGGGAACAAATAGCAGACTGTATTTTTTCCTGTGACCCTAATGATGATAGCTTTTGGTGCGAAAACTGCAGGGCTAATTTCAACAAAGAAACCGGAAAAATCAAAAAAGGGAAAATGAGAGTGATTAACCTCCCCGTCAGTGCCACGGAAGACAGGGTTGTGGGGACATTGGATATAGAGCAGGCAATAAAAAAAGGAGAGAAAAGATTTGAACCGGGAATCTTGGCGGAAGCCAACAGAAATATTTTATATGTAGATGAGGTAAATCTTTTGGATGACCATGTGGTTGATGTACTGTTAGACGCAGCAGCTATGGGGGTTAACTCCATTGAAAGAGAAGGAATCTCCTATACTCACCCCTCAAGATTTGTCCTGATAGGAACCATGAATCCTGAAGAAGGGGATTTGCGGCCTCAGCTCATAGACAGGTTTGGACTTGTGGTGGATGTACGGGGTGAAAGAGATGTTGATTCACGGGTTGAAGTAATTAAACGAAGACTTAGTTTCGAGGCAGATCCCAAAAAATTCGTAAAAGAATATGAAAATGAACAGAAAGAATTGGCCGGTCGGATGGAAAATGCGAAGAAAATATTAAATGATGTGGTTTATTCGGAAGGATGCTTAAGTGTTGCAGCAGAAATTGCCATAGCCATGAAAGTAGACGGTCATAGGGCGGATATAACTTTTATGAAGGCAGCAGTAACCAATACTGCTTACAGAGGAGATACAAAGGTAGATAAAGAAGATCTTTTTATAGCCGCAAAGCTGTCCCTTCCCCATAGAATGAGAAAAAAACCATTCGAGGAGGGAGTCATTGATTTTGACAGAATCAATGATATTATTGAAAAATCGGTGTTGTAAACGGAAAGGAATGAGGTTTAACTATGTTTAGCAATTGTTTTCCTTTTTCGGCGGTATTGGGTCAGGATAGGATTAAAAGGGCTTTGATACTGAATATAATTAATCCGAACATAGGCGGGGTTCTTATAAGCGGAGAAAAGGGGACAGCTAAGTCTACATTGGTAAGAGGATTTTCAAATATAATTGATTCTATGGATGTAGTGGAGCTGCCTTTAAATATTACCGAAGATAGGCTTGTGGGAAGTATAGACATAAAAAAGGCCGTAAATGATGGGCAAAAAACATTTGAAAAGGGAATTCTATATAAAGCCCATAATCAGATATTGTATGTTGACGAAATAAACTTATTAAGCGAGCATATCGTAAATATACTTTTAGAAGTTTTATCCACCGGAATTAATGTAGTAGAACGGGAGGGAATATCATATAGCCATCCTTCAAAATTTATATTGGTAGGTTCCATGAACCCAGAAGAAGGTCTTTTAAGACCTCAGTTGTTGGACAAGTTCGGTTTGTATGTGGAAGCTAAAGGAGAAACAAATGTAGAGAATAGAACAGAAATTATTAGAAGGCGGTTGGAATATGAAAAGAACCCTAAGAAATTTTGTTTAAAATGGGAAAAGAAAGATATAAAGATAAAAGAAATAATTGATATGGGCAAAGAAATAATAAAGAGGATTAAAGTAGAGGATGAGGATTACGGATTTGCAGTGGGCCTGGCAAAGCAGGGGAATTGTTTGGGACACAGGGCAGATATAATATTAATTGAAACCGCCAAAGCTATAGCGGCTTTTAATCAAAGAAATAGAATAATGGAAGATGATATTAAAGAAGCAGCATCTTATGTACTGCCTCATAGAATAAGAGAATTGACACCTCTTGAAGAGTCAGAAACATCTATGGATGATAATAGAATGGAAAGAAACAATACCGAAAATTCTCCGAGGGAGGATAGCGATACAGTTCAGAAACCTTTACCTGAAGAAGAAAATATGACTTCAGATACTAAAAAAGAAGGAATAAAAGAAAGTATAGAGGACATTGTAGGCGGAAAGCAAAAGATAAATATTAATATGGACTTCGGAAAAAAATTCAGCAATAAAGGTTCGGGAAAGAGAGCCAAAGTAAAGACGGATAGCAGTAAAGGAAGATATGTAAAGTACAAGATGCCTAAGGGAAAAGTAAAGGATATAGCTTTTGATGCCACTCTTAGGGTAGCGGCCTGTAATCAGAGAAACAGGGATAAAAAGGGGATGGCTATATGCATAAAGTCTCAGGATATACGAGAAAAGGTCAGAGAGAAACATACAGGGGCAACGATTTTATTTACGGTAGATGCAAGCGGCTCTATGGGAGCAAAGAGAAGGATGGGAGCTGTAAAGGGAGCGGTGCTTTCATTATTAAAAGATGCGTATCAGAAGAGGGACAATATTGGCGTTATTGCCTTCAGAAAAGATAAGGCAGAAGTACTATTGAATATTACAAGAAGTGTGGACTTAGCCGAAAAATGCCTCAAAAAATTGCCTACGGGAGGGAAAACACCCTTAGCCGCAGGGCTTTACAGCGCATATCAGGTTCTTAAAGCAGATAAGATAAAAAATCCCGATTCTTTGCAATATCTTATTATAGTTTCCGACGGGAAGGCAAATGTTCCTCTGAAATCGGAAAATGCTTTGGAAGATGCCTTTATCATGGGAGAAAAAATAAGGAATGAAGGCATTAAAACTATGGTAATCGATACGGAAAGAAACTATATTGAATATGGGTTTGCAAAGGAATTAGCAAAAAAGATGGACAGCGAATATATAAAAATCAGTCAAATATCAAAGACGGATATTAATGCAAGTATAAAAAGTTTGCTTGATATAAATAGATAAAAAGGAGGAAAATGGTATGAAAAAAAGTATATTATTATTGATAGTTGTATTAGCAATGGGTATAATGTCAGGCTGCGGGAATAAAAATGAGAATGAGCAGAGTAATGTACCTGCAGATAATACCCCAAAGGAATCAAAGTTTGAGGAGAAAGACGGTCTTTTAGTGTACTTGGACTTGAAAAACAGTCCTTTTGAAGAATCAGGCCTAAATATATCGATTAAAAAGGGTGAAGACGGTTATGCCGATTTTGTAAAGACCGATTTAAAGGGAAATGAAACTAAAGATTATTACAAATTTGATTATTCAACAAATACTGTAGAAAAATATTATTATGTTTCCGCAATGGGAACGGCATATTACTACTATTATGATTTAGAAAAAGATGAGCTATCAAAAGTGGAAGACGGGGACCATAATGATGTTACCGAAAAAATGAAGAGTTCGGGCAGATGGGACTCTGCCGCAGAAAAAGCAGCAGAAGAGATAAAATCTCTTCAGGATTATTTCAAGGAAAAATACGGTTCGACAATAGAAGAAGCTGTTTTACAATAACATGGGCAGCACAAGGGGACG is a genomic window of Acidilutibacter cellobiosedens containing:
- a CDS encoding ATP-binding protein, coding for MENNGLIYPFSAIVGQEDMKKALILNIINPRLNGVLIRGEKGTAKSTAVRALADILPEREQIADCIFSCDPNDDSFWCENCRANFNKETGKIKKGKMRVINLPVSATEDRVVGTLDIEQAIKKGEKRFEPGILAEANRNILYVDEVNLLDDHVVDVLLDAAAMGVNSIEREGISYTHPSRFVLIGTMNPEEGDLRPQLIDRFGLVVDVRGERDVDSRVEVIKRRLSFEADPKKFVKEYENEQKELAGRMENAKKILNDVVYSEGCLSVAAEIAIAMKVDGHRADITFMKAAVTNTAYRGDTKVDKEDLFIAAKLSLPHRMRKKPFEEGVIDFDRINDIIEKSVL
- a CDS encoding magnesium chelatase subunit D family protein, producing the protein MFSNCFPFSAVLGQDRIKRALILNIINPNIGGVLISGEKGTAKSTLVRGFSNIIDSMDVVELPLNITEDRLVGSIDIKKAVNDGQKTFEKGILYKAHNQILYVDEINLLSEHIVNILLEVLSTGINVVEREGISYSHPSKFILVGSMNPEEGLLRPQLLDKFGLYVEAKGETNVENRTEIIRRRLEYEKNPKKFCLKWEKKDIKIKEIIDMGKEIIKRIKVEDEDYGFAVGLAKQGNCLGHRADIILIETAKAIAAFNQRNRIMEDDIKEAASYVLPHRIRELTPLEESETSMDDNRMERNNTENSPREDSDTVQKPLPEEENMTSDTKKEGIKESIEDIVGGKQKININMDFGKKFSNKGSGKRAKVKTDSSKGRYVKYKMPKGKVKDIAFDATLRVAACNQRNRDKKGMAICIKSQDIREKVREKHTGATILFTVDASGSMGAKRRMGAVKGAVLSLLKDAYQKRDNIGVIAFRKDKAEVLLNITRSVDLAEKCLKKLPTGGKTPLAAGLYSAYQVLKADKIKNPDSLQYLIIVSDGKANVPLKSENALEDAFIMGEKIRNEGIKTMVIDTERNYIEYGFAKELAKKMDSEYIKISQISKTDINASIKSLLDINR